Genomic window (Alteromonas pelagimontana):
CATAACGCGACAAAACACGAGCCCGCCTCATCAGGTAGTCGCGTCAATTTTTCTTCTTTCCCGACATCAACAGCCGAAAATTTAGAGCCAGTAAATTATACTAATACGCGCTGAGTGAGCACACATAAAGGTGGGTTAGTACTGAATACAACCCCTACAGAACGAAATTTTAAATAAGGCGATCAAATTTTTAAAACTCCCGTACACATATAAAATCAGCGGGAGATTAAAAAACAAACAATTCTTACTGCGAAATTTACTTATGCCTTCTACACTAAAAATAAACAAATCGATAAACGCTCAACTGTTATGGAAACGTGCAAATGAAAAGCACATGGAGTTTTGTCACTATTGCGATGATGGTAGTTGCCAATGCGACCGCGGGTGAGGCTGAGGGTATCAGCTCAATTACCAGCCTGTATGCATCGCCCTATCAAACGGAAATTTCTTATCGCAGCAAACGTCTGCCTAAATGGTCGTTTGGCGTTAAATATAATCGAAAGGTAAACTTCCATCCGCTTTGGGTCGACAGCATTAGTGAAAATCCCAGCATTGACTCTATTCGCTTATCGGCCGCGCGAATGATACCAATGACGAAATCTCAGCGAATTTTCGCATCTGTACAAACCAGTAACGATCATAACTTTGATGTACATGATTGGGTATATTTACCTGCCAATGCCGGTACTGCTGCCAGCCTGGGATGGCAATTAGGAGCGTCCCAGGATTTAAATCTTGCCGTTGAATATGAATATCGGGAAGTAGGAGAAGTGGATATAAGCTCCCTGTTATTGGGCGTGCAATATTACTTTTAGGTCATCGCTTCAAGAGTAAAACTAAGATTCAGCAAGCATAAAATCCACGATAGCGGCTGCATGAATTTGCGCTGTATCCAATACCGGAATACTCACATCCTGCTGCCCAATCAACAATCCGATTTCGGTACAACCCAGAACCGCCGCCTGAGCGCCATCCACTCCCATCTGCTCAATAATCTGCTGGAATATCTGGCGGGAGCTATCACGAATTTCGCCCCGGCAAAGCTCCTGATAAATAATATCGTGTATTGCCTGTCTGCCGGCCACATCTGGGGTGATCACATCAATACCCTGCTGCTTCAGGCGCGAAATATAGAAAGGTTGCTCCATGGTAAACCGGGTTCCTAACAGCGCGACCTTGCGCATTCCGGTAAGCTGACACTGCATAGCGGTCGCATCAGCAATATGTATTAATGGAACGGAAATTTGTGCTTCAATTTCAGGCGCGACTTTATGCATGGTATTGGTCGCTATCACCATTCCTTGCGCCCCGGCCTTTTCCAGATTAACGGCGATTTTTACCAGATGGTCTGTAAGTGATGTCCAGTCGTTATTATGCTGCCACTGGCTCACCGGCTGAAAGTCGACGCTGTGAAGCAGCAAACTGGCACTATGCAAATCGCCCATTCGCGCATTAATCCCACGGTTGATTGCCTGATAATAACTAACCGTAGATTCCCAACTCATGCCACCAATAATGCCGACAGTACGTTGTTTTGCCATTTCAACTCCTGCTTAATTACGATGATGCCAAAGACGTCTGAAGGAATGTTTGCTGAATCAACTCAGCATCAACACTGGCTCTATGACGAGAGCGGGACTGACGGGAGTACAAGTCCGATTTTACCTTATGCCATGACTTCATCTGAGCTTCGCTAAGTACATGCTCTAACGCAGACAACCTGAAGGTCATCATACGTCCAGCGCGCGCAAATAGTTGAATGAGCCACGGATTATCTACTACCCAGCCATCCGAATATGCTGTCTGCGCATTCAAGAATCCGTTGAGGCGATCGCACACCACGCCGCCATCAGAGCCAAAGCGCAACAGATGTTCCCGTGATATACCGTGTAACGCTTCTGCGCTGTTATCCCAGTGCTTCCAGTCGTCGTAAGGCTTTATCAACATGCAAAATCGTTCGCCATCACTTCGCTTTACCCCAATTTCGATGGGGTAGCTGCTGGCGCCAAAACCGCTGGCTTCCATATCTAAGATACTTGGGGGATATTGTCGAGAACGCACAGCCTGATGTTTGTTTAAAGGAATATAAATGATACGCTACGTGCAGACGGCCGCTTGTGCAAGTTTACTTTGCCATTAGCGTTCCCAAAGTCACATTTTAGGTCCTGGGAAAGAGGATATCAGTGTTGCGCCTAAGTAACTTTTCCTTCCGCACACAGCCGACACCAATGCAATAATCTGGTGTTTTGGCACGGTAATCGCTTAAAATTGAAGATATCACAGAATTTTACTCACGCTGCCAGGTAGTAACATGACCCAATCCCCGTTCCAGTCTGACCTGTCGGTTAATACCGATAAGGCAAGACAGCAGGCGAGCGCGCTAACGCAATTGTTACGCGTAGCGGTAGCTTGCGTGGCATTAGGTTTATCTGTGCTTTGTCTGCAATTTGGTACAGCATACCTCACCGCCCAACATTCCGAAGCCACGGTGAGTCGTTGGTTTAAAGGTCTGGAAATTCCGGCTGCAACAGATATCGAACTAATGCAAAAAAACCTGGAAAGCGTTAGCGAAATTTTACCCAGCGATGCTGGTGTGGAGTTAGCTCTTGCCCGTTTATATTTGCTACGGGGACAAGCGGAAAATTCTGAAGTATTTTACGAGGCAGCCCGTACCACGCTGAATGATATCCGCCTGGCTCAACCCACTCACTTCCAGCCCCTAGCCCTGCTTGTGCTATTGGATGACATGCAAAATATTCCCATTGCAGATGCAATGCCGAATATTGAAAAGGCATTAAGTGCCGGAGCATTCGAGAAAGAAACACAGCTAACTATCGGCCCGCTGATTGTGAAAAAATGGCAGCATCTATCCGCCCATGCGCAAGAGTTAGCTGGCCCCTTTGTGAAAAGCGCCTTGCGGGAAGAAGACACCAAACAACGTATGTACTCCGCTATGCGTGAATATGCTCTGGTAACGCCTTTTCTTAGCTATTCTTCAAATAAGAAAACATCTGCGGAGCTTAGGGAGATGGCAAGCTCGTTGATGAAGCACACAGAAAATGCCACTTATCGATAACTCTCTCAGCACATGTTCCCGAATTGTTATCGCTATAGCGATTCTACTGTATCCCTGGTTACACGGTGCTGAGCTACCTTGGGAACAGGTAAGCATGGCCGGATTTATTTTTGTAGCACTACTGTTAGCAATTACCCAACGCAATCTTCTGGTTGACTTACCTGCCGCGTCCAAAACGTTTTTCATGCTTTTTATCCTTTGGCTGGCCTACTGTTGCCTGTATATCATTCCCTTACCTTTTGCCGTTGTAGAAGTGTTAAGTCCCAATATCGCCGCCTGGTATAACAGCGGGCAGCCGCCGGAAGAAATTTACCTTTCGGTATATAAGCAAGCCTCGCTTATTGAATTGTTCAAATATATTGCCCTGGCAGCGCTGTTTTTGCTGGTAACCGCCTTATTTCGGGAGGAAAAAAACGTTCATCGTTTAGCCTGGATATTGGTGGCGGGCTGTCTTTTAACTGCATTGTACTCGCTGTTAAATTTTGGTACTAAAGGACAGTTTGAATGGGTAGCCGCCATTCCTCCCTGGGGTTTTGAA
Coding sequences:
- a CDS encoding aspartate/glutamate racemase family protein, translated to MAKQRTVGIIGGMSWESTVSYYQAINRGINARMGDLHSASLLLHSVDFQPVSQWQHNNDWTSLTDHLVKIAVNLEKAGAQGMVIATNTMHKVAPEIEAQISVPLIHIADATAMQCQLTGMRKVALLGTRFTMEQPFYISRLKQQGIDVITPDVAGRQAIHDIIYQELCRGEIRDSSRQIFQQIIEQMGVDGAQAAVLGCTEIGLLIGQQDVSIPVLDTAQIHAAAIVDFMLAES